One window of the Micromonas commoda chromosome 9, complete sequence genome contains the following:
- a CDS encoding predicted protein (Encodes a protein with hydroxyproline-rich glycoprotein (HRGP) motifs.): MRVLPAMLLALLGLASPFGINAQTYPNAATYPVQNSDGLGPGPDNRAFGAAVHASDGKLFAAVNNTCGELFTTIPTSAGVTPTSSTLCLTESTDIDATQVTDRANHFAFANGVVVIGTPNRALKKGGADVWRWDDATATIQGPSALGSGDGRVGHMGTAAATSGGDVIVLGAPKDDSSKGAAYVFVDYDKDNAWTRVPGRLLDPNGAAGDEFGAVVAVHNGVGTGNGWIVVASLKSDSNKGAVHAFARAGSPGAYQWFHNQTLTPTPSSGTAPLGYGAGLAITGRYLMISTRPSAVGGTDVDAWGEVYYMAGPNAANRVLSVDAATPPTFVSDTGHWVRDAELTASSSAATSSGACAVDGEMAVMGAVGAGDADGAAFVWRRQHAPDTGDVKWNLETTLVSSAWTGAGAGWTFKGFGRAVAVDDGVVTVGVAQPLDGSADGKGEGRAVRFAGSIPTPPSPPPPPQPPPLPSPPPPSSPSPPPSSPSPPPPPPPPSPPSPPPPPSPPPSSPPPSPPPFPPRPPPLPPPAPSTRTGTHVDLQVRGAFITDGLNADETELLRQAIASTLGLMPGVEALDVKIKTISYNATVEVGLVGIDSADWYDSSYASTAGNALRSAFANLTKTWEGDITVGTAPRDYELRRRRRLLAFENAASTPYSATTGAGKKGKGPRRSLAQLSGSSSPLPSQVPFPPPPPPAAPFPFPPPVPAPPSPPPSPPPPPSPPPSPPPSPPPSPLSVPLHVKLLTDAEIGEFKTRAADALNPTRADGDHVTPDLAPLARLLNSSIAAGAFPGPLIDTYLAEPVDTGAVLGVEVARPPSELREDDAVIAAEVKAKILTNGGASLKSHLQRLGLATEGFDAFVLEKEITIFGPPEPPMPPFPPPAPVSPPSPPRKDSAGISTGMIGPLIGTLAAAAFLFVLSKLAGGKKNRVGDEKKARKRR; the protein is encoded by the coding sequence ATGAGGGTCCTTCCGGCGATGCTCCTGGCGCTCCTGGggctcgcctcgccgttCGGAATCAACGCCCAGACGTACCCCAACGCGGCGACCTATCCCGTGCAGAACTCTGACGGCCTCGGACCCGGGCCCGACAACCgggcgttcggcgcggcggtgcacgccTCGGATGGGAAGttgttcgcggcggtgaacaaCACCTGCGGCGAGCTGTTCACCACCATCCCGACGTCCGCCGGTGTGACTCCCACGTCGAGCACGCTGTGCTTGACGGAATCTAccgacatcgacgcgacgcAGGTCACCGACAGGGCGAACCACTTCGCGttcgcgaacggcgtcgtcgtcatcggaaCCCCCAATCGCGCCCTCAAGAAGGGTGGCGCGGACGTGTGGCGTTGGGACGACGCCACGGCCACGATCCAAGGGCCGTCCGCGCTGGGCTcgggcgacggacgcgtcggacaCATgggaaccgcggcggcgacgtccggcggcgacgtcatcgtcctcggcgcACCTAAAGACGATTCGTCCAAGGGTGCCGCGTACGTGTTTGTGGACTACGACAAGGACAACGCGTGGACGAGGGTGCCGGGACGGCTCTTGGATcccaacggcgccgccggggacgagttcggggccgtcgtcgcggtacacaacggcgtcggcaccgGAAACGGCtggatcgtcgtcgcgtccctcaAATCCGACTCTAACAAGGGCGCCGTGCACGCCTTCGCGCGAGCGggctcgccgggcgcgtaCCAGTGGTTCCATAACCAAACGCTCACGCCCACGCCGTCCAGCGGGACCGCGCCGCTGGGAtacggcgccgggctcgcaATCACGGGCAGGTACCTGATGATCTCCACGAGgccgtccgcggtgggcgggacggacgtggacgcgtggGGCGAGGTTTATTACATGGCCGGTccgaacgccgcgaaccgGGTGTTGAGCGtagacgccgcgacgccgccgactttCGTGTCCGACACCGGTCACtgggtccgcgacgccgagctgaccgcgtcctcgtcagccgccacgtcgagcggcgcgtgcgccgtggACGGGGAGATGGCGGTGATGGgtgcggtgggcgcgggggacgccgacggtgccGCGTTCGTGTGGCGAAGGCAGCACGCGCCGGACACCGGCGACGTTAAATGGAACCTCGAGACGACGCTGGTTtcgtcggcgtggaccggcgcgggggcgggatgGACGTTCAAGGGGTTCGGGCgggccgtcgcggtggacgacggggTGGTGACGGTGGGGGTGGCGCAGCCGCTGGACGGCTCCGCGGATGGGaagggcgaggggcgggcgGTTAGGTTCGCGGGGTCGAtaccgacgccgccgtcgccgccgccgccgccgcagccgccgccgcttccgtcaccgccgcccccttcgtcgccgtcgccgcccccttcgtcgccgtcgccgccgccgccgccgccgccgccgtcgccgccgtcgccgccgccgccgccgagcccgccgccgtcttcgccgcccccTTCGCCACccccgttcccgccgcggccgccgccgctgcccccgcccgcgccgtcgacgaggacgggcaCGCACGTCGACCTgcaggtccgcggcgcgttcatCACCGACGGGTTGAAcgcggacgagacggagCTGCTCCGCCAGGCGATCGCGTCCACGCTCGGTTTGATgccgggcgtcgaggcgttgGACGTGAAGATAAAGACAATCTCCTACAACGCCACGGTGGAGGTTGGATTGGTGGGCATCGACAGCGCCGACTGGTACGACAGCAGCtacgcgtcgaccgcgggcAACGCGCTGAGGTCGGCGTTCGCGAACCTGACGAAAACGTGGGAAGGGGACATCACGGtgggcacggcgccgcgcgactaCGAGCTCAGAAGACGAAGGAGGCTCCTCGCCTTcgagaacgcggcgtcgactccgtattccgcgacgaccggcgcgggtAAAAAGGGCAAGGGACCCCGGCGATCGCTCGCGCAACTGAGCGGAAGCTCGAGCCCCCTGCCTTCGCAGgtcccgttcccgccgccgccgccgcccgcggcgccgttcccgtTTCCTCCGccggtccccgcgccgccgagcccgccgccgagcccgccgcccccgccgagcccgccgccgtcgccgccgccgtccccgccgccgtcgcccctgTCCGTGCCCCTGCACGTCAAGCTACTCACGGACGCGGAGATTGGTGAATTtaagacgcgcgcggcggacgcgctcaacCCGACGCGGGCGGATGGCGATCACGTCACTCCGgatctcgcgccgctcgcgagatTGCTGaactcgtccatcgcggcgggtgcATTCCCGGGACCCCTGATCGACACGTACCTGGCCGAGCCCGTGGACACGGGCGCCGTGCTTGGGGTTGAGGtggcgcggccgccgtcggagctgcgggaggacgacgcggtcatcgcggcggaggtgaagGCTAAGATTCTCACCAACGGGGGCGCGAGTCTGAAATCGCACTTGCAACGGCTGGGGCTCGCCACGGAGGGTTTCGACGCTTTCGTGCTGGAGAAGGAGATCACGATCTTCGgcccgcccgagccgccgatgccgccgttcccgccgccggcgccggtgtcgccgccgagcccgccgaggaAGGATAGCGCTGGGATATCCACCGGAATGATCGGTCCTCTCATCGGGACGctggcggctgcggcgttTCTATTCGTGCTCTCAAAACTCGCGGGCGGGAAGAAGAAcagggtcggcgacgagaagAAGGCTCGCAAACGACGGTAA
- the NMT1 gene encoding ATP-binding cassette superfamily (nitrate/sulfonate/taurine/thiamine), translating into MSTKITVALDWTPNGNHLGFFVAKDKGLYDAAGLDVKIVSPADAEYNGSYNPGDRDADAPGAPKYVTPCSKVAEGSAHFAMNSPEGVVGWNTAPGRPQLKAVAALLRDRNSSAIVALKSSGINSMKDLDGKRYASYAARFEGRIVQRMIQHAGGAGDYVEDTPPMLGIWNTLLEGDADATWVFMQWEGVEAKLKGVELNAFPVCDFGVPYAYAPCLCAHPDWLVANASAAKAFLKATAEGYAIASAEPAYAADALVRIAKRDHSFDIDPELAKGSAEFLADKFLDPDTKRWGRMDGAVWSEYVNWLWESGLLTTGMQSRHPDGGRTFSLDDLRAGNAGERIALESVPVVFTNDYLP; encoded by the coding sequence ATGTCAACGAAGAtcaccgtcgcgctcgactgGACCCCGAACGGCAACCACCTCGGGTTCTTCGTCGCCAAGGATAAGGGCCTctacgacgccgccggtcttGACGTGAAGATCGTttcccccgccgacgcggaatACAACGGATCATACAATCCCGGGGACCGAgatgccgacgcccccggtgCGCCCAAGTACGTCACCCCTTGCAGCAAAGTCGCCGAGGGCAGCGCGCACTTCGCCATGAACTCCCcggaaggcgtcgtcggctgGAACACCGCACCCGGGCGCCCGCAGCTCAAGGCAGTAGCGGCGCTCCTCAGAGACCGCAACTCATCCGCCATCGTGGCTCTCAAGTCCTCCGGGATAAACTCCATGAAGGACCTCGACGGGAAACGATACGCGTCCtacgcggcgaggttcgaggGGCGGATCGTCCAGCGCATGATCCagcacgccggcggcgccggcgactaCGTCGAGGACACGCCGCCGATGCTCGGGATATGGAACAccctcctcgagggcgacgccgacgcgacctGGGTCTTCATGCAGTGGGAAGGCGTCGAGGCCAAGTTgaagggcgtcgagctcaaCGCGTTCCCCGTGTGCGATTTCGGCGTTCCCTACGCGTACGCGCCGTGCCTGTGCGCGCACCCGGACTGGCTCGTTgccaacgcgtccgccgcgaaggcgttCCTTAAAGCCACCGCTGAGGGCTACGCCATTGCGTCGGCCGAACCGGCTtacgccgcggatgcgctcgTTCGCATCGCCAAGCGCGACCACTCGTTCGACATCGACccggagctcgccaagggAAGCGCGGAGTTCCTCGCGGACAAGTTCCTGGACCCCGACACGAAGCGATGGGGTCGCATGGACGGCGCCGTGTGGAGCGAATACGTGAACTGGCTGTGGGAGAGCGGCTTGCTGACGACGGGGATGCAGAGCAGGCACCCCGACGGAGGCAGGACGTTCTCGCTCGACGACCTGAGGGCCGGGAACGCGGGCGAGAGGATCGCGCTTGAGTCCGTGCCCGTCGTGTTCACGAACGATTACCTGCCATGA
- a CDS encoding copper/zinc superoxide dismutase (expressed), with protein sequence MLTHSEMPRVPVGALALTAGCATGFAAVHIALERACGRHYECDASHPTLSMTLRHSDVRRTVVPLLLASAACLLMADCALWATCVSDPRGGGLVSTHAALLAGIASLPAMVLTIDKDPRGQAHLDAAVAWSALRMVQGALALPAVWLCTRGSAPFAVVNAGRSVLAVSLMCVGAKLCADAPSGDMDGELQFVAVRAVLAFHLSLLPEVAGTRLVLFGGGAGGRRSCASIEASTRYIPGWNKDAGGSYSVRDEDASG encoded by the coding sequence ATGCTGACGCATTCGGAAATGCCTCGCGTGCCGGtgggcgcgctcgctctGACGGCCGGATGCGCGAcgggcttcgccgccgtccacatcgcgctcgaacgcgcgtgCGGACGCCACTACGAGTGCGATGCATCGCACCCGACGCTCTCCATGACCCTGCGACACTCGGACGTGAGGCGAACGGTCGTGCCGTTACTtctggcgagcgccgcgtgcctACTGATGGCGGACTGCGCGCTGTGGGCCACGTGCGTCTCGGACccccggggcggcggtctcgtctcgacgcacgccgcgctcctcgctgGGATCGCCTCGCTGCCCGCGATGGTGCTCACGATCGACAAGGACCCCAGGGGGCAGGCGCatctggacgccgcggtggcgtggtCGGCGCTGCGGATGGTCCAGGGCGCTCTGGCGCTGCCAGCCGTGTGGCTGTGCACCAGGGGAAGCGCCCCGTTCGCGGTGGTCAACGCGGGGCGCTCGGTGCTCGCGGTCAGCTTAATGTGCGTGGGCGCCAAGCtgtgcgcggacgcgccgagtGGAGACATGGATGGTGAGTTACAGTTTGTCGCGGTGAGAGCTGTCCTGGCGTTTCACCTCAGCCTTTTGCCCGAGGTGGCGGGAACCAGACTCGTGTTGtttggaggcggcgccggcggtagGAGAAGTTGTGCGAGTATAGAAGCCAGCACTAGGTACATACCGGGGTGGAATAAGGACGCGGGGGGTTCCTACTCGGtcagggacgaggacgcgtctGGTTAG
- a CDS encoding flagellar basal body component (expressed) — MAKAEASFFTVIVTGQIEFADIPSCDNAYCKYAIVHGDDWTHLDGPEDGISQITRKTSSGPEQKLVWNFPVEVTYKATNAFGWPQLILSVYEIDAMGRDIIKGYGCVHLPIASGNFVRTVPLYKPLSASIAQQFINWATGRPAEFSNPKFPAMGEGREVTRVQSTGHASVALNVITKDMATFGYSEAKGAAVRVAI; from the exons ATGGCGAAGGCAGAGGCGAGCTTTTTCACCGTCATCGTGACGGGACAGATCGAATTCGCGGAC ATTCCGAGCTGCGACAACGCGTACTGCAAGTACGCCAtcgtgcacggcgacgactggACCCACCTGGACGGCCCGGAGGACGGCATCTCGCAGATCACGCGCAAGACCTCGAGCGGCCCGGAGCAGAAGCTCGTGTGGAACTTCCCGGTGGAGGTGACGTACAAGGCGACGAACGCCTTTGGCTGGCCGCAGCTCATCTTGAGCGTGTACGAGATCGACGCCATGGGCCGCGACATCATCAAGGGGTACGGATGCGTCCACCTGCCCATCGCCAGCGGTAACTTCGTCCGCACCGTCCCGCTCTACAAACCTCtgtccgcgtccatcgcgcagCAGTTCATCAACTGGGCCACGGGGCGACCGGCGGAGTTCAGCAACCCGAAGTTCCCGGCGATGGGCGAGGGGAGGGAGGTGACGAGGGTGCAGTCGACGGGCCACGCGTCCGTGGCGCTCAACGTCATCACCAAGGACATGGCCACCTTTGGGTACTCCGaggcgaagggcgccgccgtgagAGTCGCCATCTGA
- a CDS encoding hypothetical protein (expressed; predicted protein), with product MSAASPAPAFGQKSSRAMLKEEVQRHHLSAWRLHIKNVKTRRVRLQSMRTRIFIRAWRRALHRWSRYAAARGAARRATHKSAEVSSAKVASRGVTEVFRTWRARVASSAQEARRVERATNRFRAVMARSARRALNTWRERVAFRKHVARAAAQLTPEQLAAAAQAALAEPARVAAQRKLVAYTAGAGLVGWAVSWQSTGEETARARRELAKARDNHDKCRSLREAEVDDLRARFRHAEAHAADLAKACESAGSTDARLESELKECLDRKHAEADAHAASIEALTQARDESVLLYRNQEYRANECQRRYVEAVTTTRVGVPNLAHLAKASLGVNLPSVGGGELVVPLSPGTVVLAMAGVIVVMLAWIVKMASRRSRLASTEAKLRAAEADSSRLRDAISEMDMAAAANESERSRIVSAEVRAHVKDELDAATEVMSKLAMATEEAEAAAKTADARADLAEAKLRNAEFELAETRKDLARLMEATSPDRRRPERDGAALDPDTPPPNGEPASPRSPRTAVRRRGPRAKVFNPHRDFELLAELRGSIPTLQSRWREDEAYEDWEGVVIGWDGAEAGRVVELSLAECGIGERLPSQVFELAALRELDVSGNGIVSLADDVVKLASLRVLNAEDNDLDGLPTCLVELTELKALRVERNEYVNLLASRKSSSAAALIEELRRRGCVVTA from the coding sequence atgtccgcggcgtccccggctcCCGCTTTCGGGCAGAAGTCGTCGAGGGCCATGCTCAAAGAGGAGGTTCAGCGCCACCACCTCTCCGCGTGGCGGTTGCACATAAAGAACGTCAAgactcgccgcgtccggctGCAGTCCATGCGCACGCGCATCTTCATCCGAGcctggcgacgcgcgttgCACCGGTGGTCGAGATATGCGgctgcccgcggcgccgcgcgcagggccACGCACAAGTCCGCGGAGGTGTCATCCGCGAAGGTGGCATCCCGCGGCGTCACCGAGGTGTTCCGcacgtggcgcgcgcgcgtcgcgtcctcggctCAGGAGGCCAGGAGGGTGGAGCGCGCCACGAACCGGTTCCGCGCGGTCATGGCCAGatccgcgagacgcgcgctgAACACCTGGAGAGAACGCGTCGCGTTCAGGAAacacgtcgcgcgcgcggcggcgcagctcacgcccgagcagctcgccgccgccgcgcaggcggcgctcgctgagcccgcgcgcgtcgccgcgcagagAAAGCTCGTCGCgtacacagctggcgcgggaCTCGTCGGGTGGGCGGTTTCGTGGCAGTCGACGGGCGAGGAAACCGCCAGGGCCAGGCGAGAGCTGGCCAAGGCGAGGGACAATCACGACAAGTGCAGGTCCCttcgcgaggccgaggtggacgacctccgcgcgcggtTCCGGCACGCTgaggcgcacgccgcggacctgGCCAAGGCGTGCGAgtccgcgggctcgacggaTGCCCGACTCGAGTCGGAACTGAAAGAGTGCCTCGACCGTAAacacgccgaggcggatgcGCACGCAGCGTCCATCGAGGCGCTCACCCAGGCTCGGGACGAGTCCGTGCTGCTGTATCGCAACCAGGAGTACCGCGCGAACGAGTGCCAGAGGCGGTACGTCGAGGCGGTGACCACCACGCGCGTGGGGGTTCCAAACCTGGCGCACTTAGCGAAGGCTTCGCTCGGGGTGAACCTACCATcggtgggcgggggcgaacTGGTGGTGCCCCTCTCCCCCGGCACCGTGGTCCTCGCGATGgccggcgtcatcgtcgtgATGCTCGCGTGGATCGTGAAgatggcgtcgcgacgctcgaggctggcgtcgacggaggcgaagctccgcgcggcggaggcggattCGTCGcggctccgcgacgcgatctCCGAGATGGACATGGCTGCGGCAGCGAACGAATCGGAGCGCTCCCGGATCGTCTCCGCGGAGGTCAGGGCGCACGTcaaggacgagctcgacgccgcgacggaggtgATGAGCAAgctggcgatggcgacggaggaggcggaggcggcggcgaagacggcggatgcgcgagcggatctcgccgaggcgaagtTACGCAACGCAGAGTTTGAACTCGCGGAGACGCGCAAGGACCTCGCGAGGTTGATGGAGGCGACGAGCCCGGATAGGCGAAGGCCCGAAAGGGACGGGGCGGCTCTCGACCCGGACACGCCGCCCCCGAACGGCGAACCCGCGagcccgcggtcgccgcgaacggcggttcgtcggcggggtCCTCGCGCGAAGGTTTTCAACCCGCATCGCGAtttcgagctcctcgccgagcttcgcggGTCGATCCCAACGCTGCAGTCGCGGTGgagggaggacgaggcgtaCGAGGACTGGgagggcgtcgtcatcggatgggacggcgccgaggctggccgcgtcgtggagctctccctcgccgagtGCGGCATCGGCGAGCGATTGCCGTCGCAGGTGtttgagctcgccgcgctgagggagCTGGACGTCAGCGGCAACGGGatcgtctccctcgccgacgacgtcgtcaagCTGGCGTCGCTGAGGGTGCTCAACGCCGAGGATAACGACCTCGACGGGTTACCCACGTGTTTGGTGGAGCTGACGGAGTTGAAGGCGCTCCGAGTGGAGCGAAACGAGTACGTCAACCTCCTGGCGTCGAGaaaatcgtcgtcggcggcggcgctcatcgaggagctcaGACGGCGCGGCTGCGTCGTGACCGCGTGA
- a CDS encoding bromodomain-containing protein (Predicted bromodomain-containing protein. ChromDB ID: GTE20105), which produces MMAAPPVKVDPEVFVPPPARPGCDCQVCNPPGYTGQPDAPNSRERLSSFQAYKLVKLEPDGTRRPLSSTEIKEFEKSHASQCEWNSSRGGQKQWQKQCLAIIKKLRSQRKQAWAFNEPVDPVALNIPDYPDIIKHPMDLATLEGLLVSGAIETPDQFVAEMRTIFRNSYVYNRPGSGDLVYESAEKLSLSFEKELLKM; this is translated from the exons ATGATGGCCGCTCCCCCCGTCAAGGTGGACCCCGAGGTCttcgtcccgccgcccgcgcgcccgggatGCGACTGCC AGGTGTGCAACCCCCCGGGGTACACCGGCCAGCCGGACGCCCCGAacagccgcgagcgcctcagCTCCTTCCAGGCGTACAAGCTCGTCAAGCTCGAGCCCGAcggcacgcgccgcccgctgAGCAGCACCGAGATTAAGGAGTTCGAAAAGTCGCACGCGAGCCAGTGCGAGTGGaactcctcgcgcggcggccagaaGCAGTGGCAGAAGCAGTGCCTGGCGATCATCAAGAAGCTCCGCTCGCAGCGTAAGCAGGCGTGGGCTTTCAACGAGCCCGTCGATCCCGTCGCGCTCAACATCCCCGACTACCCCGACATCATCAAGCACCCGATGGATCTCGCCACCTTGGAGGGCCTGCTCGTCTCGGGCGCCATCGAGACCCCGGATCAGTTCGTGGCGGAGATGCGGACCATCTTCCGCAACTCCTACGTGTACAACAGGCCCGGGAGCGGGGACCTCGTGTACGAGAGCGCCGAGAAGCTCTCGCTCTCCTTCGAGAAGGAGCTCCTCAAGATGTGA
- a CDS encoding predicted protein, which yields MDTIIKNLKVIYTQATLRYAYLVNEDLAAGTDWNEHQAEGFAFYNNIAPYVKAKSATGHNMLENYFNPKVVPDSYNFFGYCKAKAVLQAADSAVWSAMGTFEDDITCPTTFPTEGVITTKAGSYVPVNQIGASLSFAGAIKAVTSLLDESVVYTTVKSKYNAVGLRGEAGQKRTGEPYYASAIKFFKEADWVNKYIETAFDSSSTLATAARLEIIEKTARDNVAVQAVISDLYKAQATTDADLSTVFWDHAAAKYLGPDITDANTDRSQTIYARADKRAANYGTLDSTGKFALANKAVIDELKAASTIPSRKTAYTKIVTQIKVIYAQCVLRYAYLIDANLGNYVEYQAEGQAFWKILAPWVNDVDENGAIYLDGIFDTARAPTHGDHFCHAKEIIAKLNLPATDFGTLEGTAGIDCTGRTAPADAAAWLATAAPVSAAPATLRAGIFAALASVAAALLLA from the coding sequence ATGGACACCATCATCAAGAACCTCAAGGTCATCTACACGCAGGCGACTCTTCGCTACGCCTACCTCGTCAACGAggatctcgccgcgggcaccgaCTGGAACGAGCACCAGGCTGAGGGTTTCGCCTTCTACAACAACATCGCCCCCTACGTCAAGGCGAAGTCCGCCACCGGCCACAACATGCTCGAGAACTACTTCAACCCCAAGGTGGTTCCCGACTCTTACAACTTCTTCGGCTACtgcaaggccaaggctgtgCTCCAGGCTGCCGACTCTGCCGTCTGGTCGGCGATGGGCACCTTCGAGGATGACATCACCTGCCCCACCACTTTCCCCACCGAGGGTGTGATCACCACCAAGGCGGGTTCCTACGTTCCCGTAAACCAGATTGGCGCGTCTCTTTCCTTCGCCGGCGCTATCAAGGCTGTAAcgtccctcctcgacgagtcTGTCGTTTACACCACCGTGAAGTCCAAGTACAATGCCGTCGGCCTTCGCGGTGAGGCTGGCCAGAAGCGCACTGGCGAGCCCTACTACGCCTCCGCCATCAAGTTCTTCAAGGAGGCTGACTGGGTCAACAAATACATCGAGACCGCCTTCGACAGCAGCAgcaccctcgccaccgccgcgcgcctcgagatCATCGAGAAGACTGCCCGCGACAACGTCGCCGTGCAGGCTGTCATCTCCGACCTTTACAAGGCCCAGGCCACCACCGACGCGGATCTGTCCACCGTCTTCTGggaccacgccgcggccaagtACCTCGGCCCCGACATCACCGACGCTAACACCGACCGCAGCCAGACGATCTACGCTCGCGCGGACAAGCGCGCGGCCAACTACGGAACCCTCGACTCTACCGGCAAATTTGCCCTGGCGAACAAGGCCGTCATTGATGAGTTGAAAGCCGCCTCCACCATCCCCTCGCGCAAGACGGCGTACACCAAGATCGTGACTCAGATCAAGGTCATCTACGCGCAGTGCGTCCTCCGCTACGCCTACCTCATCGACGCCAACCTCGGCAACTACGTGGAGTACCAGGCTGAGGGCCAGGCGTTTTGGAAGATCCTCGCGCCGTGGGTcaacgacgtggacgagaaCGGCGCCATCTACCTCGACGGCATCTtcgacaccgcgcgcgcgcccaccCACGGCGACCATTTCTGCCACGCGAAGGAGATCATCGCGAAGCTCAACCTTCCCGCGACGGATTTTGGAACCCTGGAGGGCACCGCGGGCATCGACTGCACCGGCCGCACCGCGcccgctgacgccgccgcttggctcgccacggcggcgccggtgtccgcggctcccgcgacgctccgcgccggcatcttcgccgcgctcgcgtccgtcgccgccgcgctcctgctcgcctaa